One genomic segment of Garra rufa chromosome 13, GarRuf1.0, whole genome shotgun sequence includes these proteins:
- the brms1lb gene encoding breast cancer metastasis-suppressor 1-like protein-A, translating to MPVHPRDRKENNHEEMDVDYPDQDASSSDEEDSVSSTASEDGDTSDMDDEDCERRRMECLDEMTNLEKQFTDLKDQLYKERLSQVDLKLQEVIAGSAPEYLEPLATLQENMQIRTKVAGIYRELCLESVRNKYDCEMQAASQHWESEKLLLFDTVQSELEEKIRRLEEDRHSIDITSELWNDGLQSRKNKKKDPLSPGKKKKPVVVSGPYIVYMLQDLDILEDWTAIRKAMASMGPHRVKVDAPLKPEKHHHVARSEDGRLFYDNKWYSRGQAICINRKDEFPTSATITTINHDEVWYKRLDGSKSKLYISQLQKGKYTIKHS from the exons ATGCCAGTTCACCCGCGTGATAGAAAAGAGAATAACCACGAAGAAATGGACGTGGACTATCCCGACCAAGACGCCAGCAGCTCCGACGAAGAGGACTCCGTGAGCTCGACCGCGTCTGAGGATGGAGACACTTCAG ACATGGATGATGAAGACTGTGAAAGAAGGCGAATGGAGTGTTTAGACGAGATGACAAATCTCGAGAAGCAGTTCACAGACCTGAAGGATCA GTTGTACAAGGAGAGGTTGAGCCAGGTGGATCTTAAATTGCAAGAAGTGATAGCTGGCAGTGCTCCAGAATACCTCGAACCCCTGGCCACCCTGCAGGAGAACATGCAGATCCGAACCAAAGTCGCAG GTATCTATCGTGAGCTCTGCTTGGAATCTGTCAGAAACAaatatgactgtgagatgcaagCAGCCAGCCAGCACTGGGAG AGTGAAAAGCTCCTGCTTTTTGACACAGTTCAGAGTGAACTAGAAGAGAAGATCAGACGACTTGAAGAGGACAGACACAGTATAGATATAACTTCAG AACTGTGGAATGACGGTCTGCAATCTAGGAAGAATAAAAAGAAGGATCCCCTTAGTCCTGGAAAGAAGAAGAAACCTGTCGTTGTGTCAG GACCATACATTGTTTACATGTTGCAAGACCTGGATATACTTGAAGACTGGACTGCCATAAGAAAG GCTATGGCTTCAATGGGTCCTCATAGAGTAAAAGTAGATG CTCCTTTGAAACCAGAAAAACACCATCATGTTGCCCGATCAGAAGATGGACGTCTGTTCTATGACAACAAATGGTACAGCAGGGGTCAGGCCATATGCATCAACAGGAAGGACGAATTCCCcaccag TGCCACGATAACCACTATTAACCATGATGAGGTTTGGTACAAACGTCTGGATGGCAGCAAATCAAAGCTTTACATCTCTCAGCTCCAGAAAGGCAAATACACTATAAAACACTCATAA